Proteins from one Pongo abelii isolate AG06213 chromosome 19, NHGRI_mPonAbe1-v2.0_pri, whole genome shotgun sequence genomic window:
- the SLC16A13 gene encoding monocarboxylate transporter 13 isoform X1, translating into MARRTEPPDGGWGWVVVLSAFFQSALVFGVLRSFGVFFVEFVAAFEEQAARVSWIASIGIAVQQFGSPVGSALSTKFGPRPVVMTGGILAALGMLLASFATSLTHLYLSIGLLSGSGWALTFAPTLACLSCYFSRRRSLATGLALTGVGLSSFAFAPFFQWLLSHYAWRGSLLLVSALSLHLVACGALLRPPSLAEDLAVGGPRAQLTSLLHHGPFLRYTVALTLINTGYFIPYLHLVAHLQDLDWDPLPAAFLLSVAAISDLVGRVVSGWLGDAVPGPVTRLLMLWTTLTGVSLALFPVAQAPTALVALAVAYGFTSGALAPLAFSVLPELIGTRRIYCGLGLLQMIESIGGLLGPPLSGYLRDVTGNYTASFVVAGACLLSGSGILLTLPHFFSCFSATTSRPQDLVTEALDTKVPLPKEGLEED; encoded by the exons ATGGCGCGCAGGACCGAGCCCCCCGACGGGGGCTGGGGATGGGTGGTGGTGCTCTCAGCGTTCTTCCAGTCGGCGCTTGTGTTCGGGGTGCTCCGCTCCTTTGGGGTCTTCTTCGTGGAGTTTGTGGCGGCGTTTGAGGAGCAGGCAGCGCGCGTCTCCTGGATCGCCTCCATAGGAATCGCGGTGCAGCAGTTTGGGA GCCCGGTAGGCAGTGCCCTGAGCACGAAGTTCGGGCCCAGGCCCGTGGTGATGACTGGAGGCATCTTGGCTGCGCTGGGGATGCTGCTCGCCTCTTTCGCTACTTCCTTGACCCACCTATACCTGAGTATTGGGTTGCTGTCAG GCTCTGGCTGGGCTTTGACCTTCGCTCCGACCCTGGCCTGCCTGTCCTGTTATTTCTCTCGCCGACGATCCCTGGCCACCGGGCTGGCACTGACAGGCGTGGGCCTCTCCTCCTTCGCATTTGCCCCCTTTTTCCAGTGGCTGCTCAGCCACTACGCCTGGAGGGGGTCCCTACTGCTGGTGTCTGCCCTCTCCCTCCACCTGGTGGCCTGTGGTGCTCTCCTCCGCCCACCCTCCCTGGCTGAGGACCTGGCTGTGGGTGGTCCCAGGGCCCAACTCACCTCTCTCCTCcatcatggccccttcctccgtTACACTGTTGCCCTCACCCTGATCAACACTGGCTACTTCATTCCCTACCTCCACCTAGTGGCCCATCTCCAGGACCTGGATTGGGACCCACTACCTGCTGCCTTCCTACTCTCAGTTGCTGCTATTTCTGACCTCGTGGGGCGTGTGGTCTCCGGATGGCTGGGAGATGCAGTCCCAGGGCCTGTGACACGACTCCTGATGCTCTGGACCACCTTGACTGGGGTGTCACTAGCCCTGTTCCCTGTAGCTCAGGCTCCCACAGCCCTGGTGGCTCTGGCTGTGGCCTACGGCTTCACATCAGGGGCTCTGGCCCCACTGGCCTTCTCCGTGCTGCCTGAACTAATAGGGACTAGAAGGATTTACTGTGGCCTGGGACTGTTGCAGATGATAGAGAGCATCGGGGGGCTGCTGGGGCCTCCTCTGTCAG GCTACCTCCGGGATGTGACAGGCAACTACACGGCTTCTTTTGTGGTGGCTGGGGCCTGCCTTCTTTCAGGGAGTGGAATTCTCCTCACTCTGCCCCACTTCTTCTCCTGCTTCTCAGCTACTACCTCCAGGCCCCAGGACCTTGTAACAGAAGCACTAGATACTAAAGTTCCCCTACCCAAGGAGGGGTTGGAAGAGGACTGA
- the SLC16A13 gene encoding monocarboxylate transporter 13 isoform X2, translated as MARRTEPPDGGWGWVVVLSAFFQSALVFGVLRSFGVFFVEFVAAFEEQAARVSWIASIGIAVQQFGSSGWALTFAPTLACLSCYFSRRRSLATGLALTGVGLSSFAFAPFFQWLLSHYAWRGSLLLVSALSLHLVACGALLRPPSLAEDLAVGGPRAQLTSLLHHGPFLRYTVALTLINTGYFIPYLHLVAHLQDLDWDPLPAAFLLSVAAISDLVGRVVSGWLGDAVPGPVTRLLMLWTTLTGVSLALFPVAQAPTALVALAVAYGFTSGALAPLAFSVLPELIGTRRIYCGLGLLQMIESIGGLLGPPLSGYLRDVTGNYTASFVVAGACLLSGSGILLTLPHFFSCFSATTSRPQDLVTEALDTKVPLPKEGLEED; from the exons ATGGCGCGCAGGACCGAGCCCCCCGACGGGGGCTGGGGATGGGTGGTGGTGCTCTCAGCGTTCTTCCAGTCGGCGCTTGTGTTCGGGGTGCTCCGCTCCTTTGGGGTCTTCTTCGTGGAGTTTGTGGCGGCGTTTGAGGAGCAGGCAGCGCGCGTCTCCTGGATCGCCTCCATAGGAATCGCGGTGCAGCAGTTTGGGA GCTCTGGCTGGGCTTTGACCTTCGCTCCGACCCTGGCCTGCCTGTCCTGTTATTTCTCTCGCCGACGATCCCTGGCCACCGGGCTGGCACTGACAGGCGTGGGCCTCTCCTCCTTCGCATTTGCCCCCTTTTTCCAGTGGCTGCTCAGCCACTACGCCTGGAGGGGGTCCCTACTGCTGGTGTCTGCCCTCTCCCTCCACCTGGTGGCCTGTGGTGCTCTCCTCCGCCCACCCTCCCTGGCTGAGGACCTGGCTGTGGGTGGTCCCAGGGCCCAACTCACCTCTCTCCTCcatcatggccccttcctccgtTACACTGTTGCCCTCACCCTGATCAACACTGGCTACTTCATTCCCTACCTCCACCTAGTGGCCCATCTCCAGGACCTGGATTGGGACCCACTACCTGCTGCCTTCCTACTCTCAGTTGCTGCTATTTCTGACCTCGTGGGGCGTGTGGTCTCCGGATGGCTGGGAGATGCAGTCCCAGGGCCTGTGACACGACTCCTGATGCTCTGGACCACCTTGACTGGGGTGTCACTAGCCCTGTTCCCTGTAGCTCAGGCTCCCACAGCCCTGGTGGCTCTGGCTGTGGCCTACGGCTTCACATCAGGGGCTCTGGCCCCACTGGCCTTCTCCGTGCTGCCTGAACTAATAGGGACTAGAAGGATTTACTGTGGCCTGGGACTGTTGCAGATGATAGAGAGCATCGGGGGGCTGCTGGGGCCTCCTCTGTCAG GCTACCTCCGGGATGTGACAGGCAACTACACGGCTTCTTTTGTGGTGGCTGGGGCCTGCCTTCTTTCAGGGAGTGGAATTCTCCTCACTCTGCCCCACTTCTTCTCCTGCTTCTCAGCTACTACCTCCAGGCCCCAGGACCTTGTAACAGAAGCACTAGATACTAAAGTTCCCCTACCCAAGGAGGGGTTGGAAGAGGACTGA
- the SLC16A11 gene encoding monocarboxylate transporter 11, with protein sequence MPAPQRKHRRGGFSHRCFPTPQTAMTPQPAGPPDGGWGWVVAAAAFAINGLSYGLLRSLGLAFPDLAEHFDRSAQDTAWISALALAVQQAASPVGSALSTRWGARPVVMVGGVLASLGFVFSAFALSLLHLYLGLGLLAGSGWALVFAPALGTLSRYFSRRRVLAVGLALTGNGVFSLLLAPALQLLLDTFGWRGALLLLGAITLHLTPCGALLLPLALPGDPPAPPRSPLATLGLGLFTRRAFSIFALGTALVGGGYFVPYVHLAPHALDRGLGGYGAALVVAVAAMGDAGARLLCGCLADQGWVPLPRLLAVFGALTGLGLWVVGLVPVVGGEESWGGPLLAAAVAYGLSAGSYAPLVFGVLPGLVGIGGVVQATGLVMMLMSLGGLLGPPLSGFLRDETGDFTASFLVSGSLILSGSFIYIGLPRALPSCGPASPPATPPPERGELLPAPQAVLLSPGGPGSTLDTTC encoded by the exons ATGCCAGCTCCCCAGCGGAAGCACAGGCGTGGAGGCTTCTCTCACAGGTGTTTCCCCACCCCGCAGACGGCGATGACCCCCCAGCCCGCCGGACCCCCGGacggaggctggggctgggtggtGGCGGCCGCAGCCTTCGCGATAAACGGGCTGTCCTACGGGCTGCTGCGCTCGCTGGGCCTTGCCTTCCCTGACCTTGCCGAGCACTTTGACCGAAGCGCCCAGGACACTGCGTGGATCAGCGCCCTGGCCCTGGCCGTGCAGCAGGCAGCCA GCCCCGTGGGCAGCGCCCTGAGCACGCGCTGGGGGGCCCGCCCCGTGGTGATGGTTGGGGGCGTCCTCGCCTCGCTGGGCTTCGTCTTCTCGGCTTTCGCCCTCAGTCTGCTGCATCTCTACCTCGGCTTGGGTCTCCTCGCTG GCTCTGGTTGGGCCCTGGTGTTCGCCCCTGCCCTAGGCACCCTCTCGCGTTACTTCTCCCGCCGTCGAGTCTTGGCGGTGGGGCTGGCGCTCACCGGCAACGGGGTCTTCTCGCTGCTCCTGGCGCCCGCCTTGCAGCTTCTCCTCGATACTTTCGGCTGGCGGGGCGCTCTGCTCCTCCTCGGCGCGAtcaccctccacctcacccccTGTGGCGCCCTGCTGCTACCCCTGGCCCTTCCTGGCGACCCCCCAGCCCCACCGCGTAGTCCCCTAGCTACCCTCGGCCTGGGTCTCTTCACACGCCGGGCCTTCTCAATCTTTGCTCTAGGCACAGCCCTGGTTGGGGGCGGGTACTTCGTTCCTTACGTGCACTTGGCTCCCCACGCTTTAGACCGGGGCCTGGGGGGATACGGAGCAGCGCTGGTGGTGGCCGTGGCTGCGATGGGGGATGCGGGCGCCCGGCTGCTCTGCGGGTGTCTGGCAGACCAAGGCTGGGTGCCCCTCCCGCGGCTGCTGGCCGTATTCGGGGCTctgactgggctggggctgtgggTGGTGGGGCTGGTGCCCGTGGTAGGGGGCGAAGAGAGCTGGGGTGGTCCCCTGCTGGCCGCGGCTGTGGCCTATGGGCTGAGCGCGGGGAGTTACGCCCCTCTGGTTTTCGGTGTACTCCCTGGGCTGGTGGGCATCGGAGGTGTGGTGCAGGCCACGGGGCTGGTGATGATGCTGATGAGCCTCGGGGGGCTCCTGGGCCCTCCCCTGTCAG GCTTCCTAAGGGATGAGACAGGAGACTTCACCGCCTCTTTCCTCGTGTCTGGCTCTTTGATCCTCTCCGGCAGCTTCATCTACATAGGGTTGCCCAGGGCGCTGCCCTCCTGTGGTCCAGCCTCCCCTCCAGCCACGCCTCCCCCAGAGAGGGGGGAGCTGCTTCCCGCTCCCCAGGCAGTCTTGCTGTCCCCAGGAGGCCCTGGCTCCACTCTGGACACCACTTGTTGA